Proteins encoded together in one Amblyomma americanum isolate KBUSLIRL-KWMA chromosome 1, ASM5285725v1, whole genome shotgun sequence window:
- the LOC144128392 gene encoding uncharacterized protein LOC144128392, translated as MTGESVTSTYVLRRSIARADLSRTDTPRSVATTPEVADLIAERPVTKPLCAAFLTAVGNPLSIPALALMVFTRRESVLLRRIQTGTILNPFLVDRFHWDGRMPPVSGSWSRCNCGANMNLFWECPLYTPPRLRALATFKQEPWTSSIWTWACPDTSSPDCAIELWRALLVFIHDSEASLVDERLRNALERHTAST; from the coding sequence gaggtccatagcacGCGCTGATCTCTCTCGCACTGATACTCCTCGTTCCGTCGCTACCACACCTGAAGTAGCAGATCTGATCGCGGAGAGGCCTGTGACGAAACCACTTTGCGCCGCCTTCCTCACTGCTGTGGGCAACCCCCTCTCTATACCTGCGCTTGCTCTGATGGTATTCACGCGAAGAGAATCGGTCCTGCTGCGGCGGATTCAAACAGGCACCATTCTTAATCCTTTCTTGGTGGACCGTTTTCATTGGGACGGCAGGATGCCACCTGTATCTGGTTCCTGGTCGAGGTGCAACTGCGGTGCGAATATGAACCTGTTCTGGGAATGTCCTCTGTACACACCACCTCGCCTTCGAGCGCTGGCCACGTTTAAGCAGGAGCCGTGGACGTCTTCTATCTGGACGTGGGCCTGCCCCGATACCTCGTCTCCAGATTGTGCCATCGAGCTCTGGCGGGCACTCCTCGTGTTCATCCATGACTCTGAGGCGTCGCTGGTTGACGAACGGCTCCGCAACGCTCTCGAGAGGCACACAGCCTCCACTTAG